TGGCTTGTGTTGCACTTGCGCCAGATAGTAGGCCAGGAATGAGGGAGGTTCTGAAGATGATTAAAGATGCGAGAGCAGAAGCACAAGGGTCTTCTAACAGCAGTGATCATTCTCCAGGGAGATGGTCCGATACTGTTCAGAGCTTGCCTAGGGATGAACACTTGAGCATATGAGTATCAGAGTAACTTTTAGACATTCAAGAATCAAGCCCAGAAAGGGTTCATTTGTTGTTTTTGTAGCTCCTTTTTTAATAAGTAGGCACGGTAGCTGAGGTCTTTTTGTTTTCGAAGGCATTTGTAGAGTGAGCTTCAAGCTAATTTGTGAAAAAGgttctatttattttattatgcaGAATAATGtaactttttttaaaattttcttgaTTTACCTCTGTCAAATAATCAGTGTTTGCATATTTTGGAAGAATTGAATGATTGAACTATAAGAGTTTTACCAACATTGCCACCAACTCAGATTTCTGGTAAAGATAGAAACTGGAAGAAAGGTTCTGGGTTCTGGAAAAAATTCATGTAGTATACTCCAGTAGGAAAAGACTTATCCGTTTAGTAGGAAAATTGGGTGCATGGACTATTTGCTGAAAAGATGGTTTAGTGTCTGCACTAGTGACTCTTTCAGTGATTCTCTAAGTTCCTATAATAAATGTGATGGGCACATGTTTGTCTAACGCCCAACTAGAGTTTGGCCCTGTGCAGAATTAACAATAATCATCCAGCACGCTGTGCTGTGACGTTCTAACAGCGTAAACTAACAAAATGCAACAATGTATCCACACATTAATTCTGAAGTTTGCAGAACAGCTAAAGAGGCTAGAGTCACAGGAGTATACAGCTGATAACAGTCTCATGCTGATTTTTGCATAACAGCCACAGCAGAATGAATAGTCAGATCTAAAGATGATAAGCATATAACGATAAACATATTGACAAGTGAAAACTATAAGGTACACCATATTCATGTCAAGCATGGTTTTACTTCTGTTGCTGCAAAAGGGAACAGCCATGTAGAGCTGCATATTAGATTTACTATGATACAAGAACATGTTTACTTTTATGCACACCGTGTAGCTACTACAATCAAGTGTTCTAGTTTTTTTGCTGTTGTCCCCATTGTCTCCATCATGTCCATTTCCCCCTTACCATGAACATCTTTACAAACCTCCCAGTCAAAATGATAGAGTAATGAGCCCAGAATCAGTGGCAGCAGACGATGAGCCAAAGAAATACCTGGGCAAATCCTTCTCCCGGCCCCAAATGGTATAAACTCAAAATTTTGTCCCCTGTATTCAACATCTGAACCTAAGAACCTTTCAGGTTTGAAAGACAAAGCATCTTCCCACCTTTCTTCATCTCTTCCAATTGCCCAAGCATTGATTAAAACTTGTGTATCTTTCGGAATTCTATAACCCATGAAGTTGGTTTCAGTAACTGCCTTTCTTGGAATTAGAAGTGGAAGTGGAGGATGCAAGCGTAGTGTCTCCTCCACAGTTGCTTGTAAATAAGGCAGAGAATCGATATCTCTATCTTCCAGCTTACTATTTTTTCCGATAACTCTAGCAAGCTCAGCTTTAATCTTAATCATTGCTGCAGGATTTTGCAGGAGCTCAGACATAGCCCACTCTATCGTGGCACTAAACGTTTCTGTCCCACCAAAAAACATTTCCTGCATCCATTTTCCACATATACATTTTTTAGAATGCATGTAATGTATACATGCTATAATTATATACTGATAAGCAACATCATTTCTAGTTCAACTTACCAGTAGGAAAATAATGATTTGGTGGTCTGATAGCTTGACTGGTTCATCCTTTTCGGTGTCCTTGGAATCTAGCAAGACATCTAAGAAGTCCTTGCTCTCTGATAGTCTCCCTTCCTTCTTTTTCCGCTGTTTCACACGATCCTCCACAAATCCAGAAGTAATTTCTATCGTTTTTCCCAAATCATGATCCATTCTCTTCCTCAGTCCTTGCAGGTCAAGCCATCTAAGCCATGGAAATATGTCTGACACATTAGGCCGACCCATGCATTCTAAAAATCCTGCCATCGCCAAGTAAAATTCAGAGGCAATCTTTGAATGTGGATCCACCAAGTCGCGAGATATCAAAATATTTCCCATCATGTTATATAATGCAGGGAAAACAAAGTGTGTCAGCTCAAACCCGGTGCTTCCACGTTCTTTTATTTCTTTTTGGATCCACAACACCATGTTATCCACACATTTTTGTCTAATCAACTTTGTTTCGTTTAGCTTCTTAGTAGTGAATAGCTCAACAGCACATATCCGCCTCAAAGTGCGCCAATAGTCTCCATAAGGAACTGAACCTGTAGAGCACTTGCCAAAGTCATGTGACCACATTGTGTCAACAATAGTCCTGTTGATGAAGGAGAGGTCATGGTTCCTGAACAACTCTTCGGCTGCAGCTGCAGAAAGAACAGTCATGGTCTTGACTGAACCAAGGTTTGTCCACACAACAGGACCATATTTTGGTTTTAGTGCTGCTAGGCTTCTATGCGGTAGATTTCCCAATTCGAATATGTTGCCAAATATTGGCCAACCCCTAGGGCCTGGTGGAAGTTTACGATTGTAACGTATACTTCTCAAATGCCAAAGAAATGACAACAAACCTATCAGTACAGAGCAGAGAATGTAGTTCCAAATCCACTCCATGCTCATATAAGATACTACAGTTTATTGAACTAAAAATTCAACAAGCTAAGATCAATGTTTCAATATTTGAAATACACTCGATATACCAGTAAGATTTATAACATACTCTGATGTACTAAATTTTCAAATAAAATTCACTTGATTTGCTTTTCTTAACTTCTGAGACTAAGATCAGACAGCTCTATAAACGATAATACTATTTATACATATGTTCATCCTCTGCTAGAGACATAAAACTTCTTTTCGCCTCTGAAGGGGGCACACGGTTTACGTCTTGAATCGAGCTGGCAGCCGGCCAAGATTTGTTGAAGAAAATAAAAAGTGAGAACCAATGGAATGATAGGACATTATGTCATTATCAGAAAATACAAATATAGCACGGACTTAACTATATTATGCCTCTTGACATAGATATACTACTGATGTTTCTTCTGCATCATCCTCACTTTTTATGTCTTTCCTCTTTGCCTTATTTTCGAGTAGGTGGAGTGGAGGGGGATACCACTGGCGTGACATGCGTGTATTTGCACATAAGTTAAAGATATTTCTTCATATCACATTGTGCTTCCATGACACAAGGTGAGAGTGCTGGAATCCATCTCAATATCCAAAACTTTTCCCTCTATTATTTTGGCAGTTTTCGTATCTTCTCTAGCACTAGAAACGGCTCCTCTACAGCTCAGGCAATGACGACTTCAATGTAGTTACTTGGTACTAGTTACATTTTCATGTACAAGCCTAATAATTACAGCACACTGCAAAATTTTCCCAAGTCCACAAGTCCACCATAACTGAAACTGTTATCATCTTGTTTTAGGGTAAACATTATCCACTTTACTCCAAGAATCGGTATCCAGTATCCTACCTAAATAACCAACGTCAATGATATGAAATTTCTTTAATATAGTGTCTGGAAATTATTGATCAAGATTAGAAATCAACAGAAGTTCTTGACATATTCAGGAACACTTGATCGACACGCAAGAACATCCTTTAAAATACAATATCTGCACCTTCCACCAGTAGTGGACAACTCAACACAGTCACCTTACATTGCAGGTTAAACATCATTCTCTGGTAATGCAAAATTAACTATTTTGATAAGCTCAGCTGTGATAGTATCGACATTTATGCATGGGAATGAGTTGATATGTCAAAATTAAGGTAACAGTATATGTATCAAAATACAAATTAGATAATGGCAGTGTGCATAGTACTGGTGAGTAGGTAACACAACCTTGTAAATAACACAATTTCAATTTTACTCTTATTAGAAAAATTAAAGATACAGCAAACTACAGTTATTGCGTTTGTTTCCATTCTTATTAGGACAATGCTAGATCAAAGTAAGAGTACTTGTTTGATCACGCTGTCTTTCATTTTGGAAATGCTTGCAAGGGCTCTAGTTTTCTTGCCGCTGTCCCCATTGTCTCCCTCATATCTTTTATCTTCCCATCATCGCAAAGCTCCCACTCAAAATGGTGAAGGAGCCTAGAACTAAGTGCACCATTTGATGAGCCAATGGAAGACCTGGGCACATCCTTCTTCCAGACCCAAAAGGAATAAACATGAAGCTTTGACCCTTGTAGTTAATATTTGAGTCCAGAAACCTTTCGGGCTTAAAAGACAATGCATCTTCCCAAGTATCTTCATCTCTTCCAATTGCCCAGTAATTGACCATGACTTGTGTGTTTTTCGGAATACTATAGCCCATGAAGTTGGTATCTCGAACGGCCTTCCTTGGAATCAATAGTGGAGCTGGAGGATGTAGACGTAGTGTTTCCTCCACAATTGCATGCAAATAAGGAAGACTACCGATGTCATTCTCTTGCACTTTGTTATTTTCTCCGACAACTCTAACAAGCTCAGCTTTAATCTTCTTCATTTGATTAGGATTTTGTAGGAGCTCGCACATTGCCCACTCAATGGTGGTGCTTGATGTTTCTGTTCCACCAAAAAACATTTCCTGCACAAATCTAATGCACTTAAACATGTCCTGTAAGAAAAAATGGTCATAATCTACACTATGAATATTACTTGTGCTTAAACTTACCATTAAGAAAATTGAAACTTGGAACTCTGACAAATAAGCCGGTTCAGTCTTTCCTGTGCCCCTATAATCTAACAACACATCCAAGAAGTCCTTCTGTTCTGATGATAATTCCTGATTTTGTTGCCTCTCCAACACACGTTCCTTCACAAATGTGGAGATTATTTCTATGGTTTTCTCTAAACTACAATCCATGGTCTTTCGTATTCCCTGGAGATCAAGATTTCTAAGCCAGGGTAATAAATCAGAGATGTTGGGACGGCCCACACCTTCGTTGAAACCTGCCAAAGCCGTTTAAAATTCAGAGGATATTTTCGACTGTGGATCCATCAAATTGCGAGACAGCGTGATATTCCCGATCATGTTAAATGATGCAGGGAACACAAAGTCTTTAATTGCAATTCCCCTGATAGCACTTTTTTCTATTGCATGTTCAATCCACAACAACATCTCTTCCACACACTTTTGCCTAATCAACATTGTGTCGTTAATCCTCTTCTTGGAAAATAGCTCTGAGGTACATATTCGCTTTAAGGTGCGCCAGTAAGTGTTGTATGAGCCAAAAGCTATAGAGACCGTGTTGTAGTCATGTGACCTCATGGAGTCATTAGTGAAACGGTCAGCAAAGGAGAGATCATGGTTTTTGAAAAACTCTTCGGCTGCACCAGCAGAAAGAAGCACCATGGTCTTAACAAAACCAAGATTTAGCCACACCAGAACCATATTCTTGTCTTAGTGCTTCTAGACTCCTGTGGGGCAAATTTCCAAGATCGAAAAAATTGCCAAAAACTGGCCATCCTTTAGGACCCGGAGGGAGCTCAGAACGTCTGTCTCTGTTCTTTTTCAGGTGCCAAAGTAGTAAAATCAAACTTATTAAAGAGGACCAAATGACATAGTTCCCGTTCCACTCCATCCCAGACTGTAATGTTTGCTGTGTAAAGTCAAATTGGAGTTGCTTATAAAGAACGAACAATTATATGTACCATGTTAAATAACATACGAACAATTATATGTCCCTTGTTAAAGATTTTATTCACATTTACATGTATAATTTGAAGTACTTATTTATCTGTGACTTAACAAAAAATGTGATCTTGATGTGAGATGGTGCTGGTACAGATTTTATAGACAATCTGAAAATACTGAAATTTCAAATtgcattattctttaataaaatggAATGAAATTGCACAGAAATGAATGTAACTAAAAAAGTGAAATGAAACAGCTAAAAGGAAAACAAAGAAATACTACCTGAGACTGAGAGTAATAGCTCAATTTGATTGGAAACATGATGTGTTTACACCAGACATATTTTCAACTTCAAAGCGCCTgattgttgtatatatgctgtATAAAATATAAGATTATAACAAATTGTTGACATCACAGATAACATACCTACTACATACAAACCTACCAAAAAAAGACCAAATAGCTTACTGCAGATTTCCTATGCATAGTCTTGGGCAGCCTCGTTTATTTCGCGATTAGAGTTAACAGTCACCTGATCACAAAGCTACCATATTGATTTCTTTGTTTCAAGTGTCTGTGTTCTAGTCCATGCTCCCAGAATTCTTATAGATGTGCATGTGTTGTATCATATTTGTTTCTTCTGCATTATCTTTGAATGCAGCTATGTAGATGCTCAAATATTGAATTGGCACACATCTCATGTTGAAACCCACCTCATACATTTGGCCTAGATGTTGCTTACCATATTTTTTATTATACCTTTTTCTTATTATATCTGATGGAACACCTGCTAATTTCTAATAGATTTGCACTGCAACTGCTGAAAGAAAATGCAGCTTTCCAATTAAAACTACTTCATACTTGAAACATGGATGCCTATATAGGCTACAAATATAACTGAAGCTGGAACTGCTTATCTACAATTTCACTAAACACTTGAAAATGTATAGGTGATGTGAAAGACGTCACAAAATTGAAGAGAAGTGCTTCAAAATAAGGTTGTGTGTTACATATTCTGCTTCAAagagtatttatttatttattgttgACATGCAAAGAGTATTTATTTAGTTGTATTTTACTTATTAAATTTTAGTGATGGATTAATTATTAAAGAAAACTAGTATTTAAGAATGTAGTATTAGTTACAGGTATTTTGTAAAGCCAATATATTGAGCTATAACATAATAAAAAAGCAGTACATATCTTCTGCAAGAAGGTGTCTTTTACACTGATTTATCTGACACAGTGATTATCCCAGCTACATAAGTATCCCTTTTTCGGCTCCAAGATGATGTTTGGTAGGCTTATGCATGAACCTTGAAATGACACTAACTCAAAACACAAAGTCTGGTCTAGTATTAGTTAAACACATTAGTCCTCCTACCAGACTTCTGAAGTAGCTCGCATTGACTGATTCCGTATCATCATCACCAACACACAGTTTATCATTCATGTTCACAGGAGTGCCTGCAGTTTTACAAATCAGCATATTGAAACATTTAAGAAGACCATTAGCATACTTCATCTGAGATCATTAGCTTGATATATTACATGTGACATAACATCTGCCAAACAAAGACATTACGGGGTATATATTGACAATCCTTTTTTAACATCGTTTTGGaattgcatgcaagggctttagTTTTCTTGCCGATGTCCCCATTGTCTCCATCATATCTATTATCTTCCCATCATCACAAAGTTCCCACTCAAAATGGTGAAGTAAAGAGCCTAGAACTAAGTGTACCATTCGATGGGCCAATGGAAGACCGGGGCAAATCCTTCTCCCAGACCCGAAAGGGATAAACTCATAGCTTTGACCCTTGTAATTAACATTCGAGTCCAGAAACCTCTCAGGCTTAAAAGACAATGCATCCTTCCAACTATCTTCATCTCTTCCAATTGCCCAGTAATTGACCATAACTTGTGCATTTTTCGGAATACTATAACCCATGAAATTGGTATCTCGAACTGCCTTCCTTGGAATTAATAGTGGAGCAGGAGGATGTAGACGTAGTGTTTCCTCCACAATTGCATGCAAATAGGGAAGATTATCAATATCACTTTCTTGCAGTTTTTTGCTTTCCCCAACAACTTTACCAAGCTCAGCTTTAATCTTTTTCATTTGACCAGAACATTGTAGGAGCTCGCACAGTGCCCACTCAATAGTGGCGGTTGATGTTTCTGTTCCGGCAAAAAACATCTCCTGCACAAATCTGACGCACTTAAACATGTCTTGTAGTATTAATTTTGCTATAAAAACATTAGCCATAATTTACATTTTGACCACACTACCTATGCTTAAGCTTACCATTAGGAAAATTGAGATTTGGAACTCTGACAATTTAGCTGGTTCAGCCTCTCCATTGCCCCTATAATCTAACAACACATCCAAAAAGTCCGGTTTTGATGATAATTCCTGATTTTGTTGCCTCTCTAACACACGCTCCTTTACAAATGTGGAGATAATTTTTGTGGCTTTTGCTAAACTACGGTCCATGTTCTTCCTTATTCCTTGGAGATCAAGCTTTCTAAGCCAGGGTACTAAATCAGAGATATTGGGACGACCCACAGCCTCGTTGAAACCTGCCATAGCTGCGAGAAATTCAGAGGAAATTTCCGAGTGTGGATCCATCAAGTTGCGAGACAGTGTGAGATTCCCGATGATGTTAAATAATGCTGGGGACACAAAGTCTCTAACCGCAATTTTACTGGTTCCACTTCTTTTTACTTCATGTTCAATCCACAACAATAGTTCATTGACACGCTTTTGCCTAAGTGGCATGGTGGCGTTAATCTTCTTGTTAGTGAATAGCTCCGAGGTACAAATTCGCCTCATGGTGCGCCAGGAGGTGTTGTATGAGCCAAAAGGTAAAGAGACCGTGTAGTAGTCATGTGACCTCATCGAGTCAGTAGTGAACCGGTCAATAAACGAGAGATCATGGTTTTTAAAACACTCTTCTGCTGCACCAGCGGAAAGAAGCACCATGGTTTTGACAAAACCAAGATTTAGCCACACAACATGACCATATTCTTGTCTTAATGCTTCTAGACTCCTGTGAGGCAAACTTCCAAGATCGAAAAGATTGCCAAAAACTGGCCATCCCCTGGGACCAGGAGGGAGCTTAGAACTTCTGTAACTGTTCTTTTTCCTCAGGTGCCAAACAAGTAGAGTAAAAATTATCAAGGCGGCCCAAATGACATAGTTCGCGTTCCAATCCATGCTAAATTTAAGTATCTGCTGTTCCAAGTCAAATTTTAGTTGCTTATGTAGAGACCTGGTTAGTTCAGTGGTCTTCAGTAGTGTCATGAAATACTAAAATGCATTAGGCTATAGCATAAATAACATTTTTTCCCAGCTGATTTTGTGTAACAGAAATTAGAAAACAGGACATGCAACTGAAAGAAGTGATATGAAACAGAAAATAGGATACAGGGCatgtacctaaaagaaatatAATTTATACAGTAGAAGTTTGAGTAGCATACCTTCAGAGAATCTGAGATTTGAGTATATTTAGGTAGGTTCACACCAAATATATTTTTAACTTCACAGCACCTGATTATAAGTTAAATAATATTTGAATCCTAACATCGATAATGTCATATTAAAATAAGTCCGTGTATCGCATACTTGTTAGCTTGTATATATAATTATAACAGACCTGATATACAGAGTCCTATTTTGTATTCACCCAAACAGAGACTACAACTTTTGTTTTCTTTCAATTGAGCTTCAGCAAACAGTACAGTTGACATCACTGTCACATGCTTGCTATTTATTACAAGCCTACCAAATAAGACTAGACCCGACAATTCGGATAATCGGTTCGGTTTCGGATCGGTTCAATTTCGGATCGGATCTACTTTTGGATTATAATATATTTGAAGACtattcggatcggatcggatcgGATCGGATCGGATGTGATTCAGTTCGGGTCTAATTCGGATTAAAATCGGATAAAATTCGGATTAAGATCGGACAAAATTCTGTTCAGATCAAATTCGGTTCGGATATTTTCGGATCATAACctatttattttttcaatttttgagaTTCAAAAAATATCctttttatttaatttagtatttttaatgtaatataatgtacttttacaaaagaatatgattaaataagtaatatatcataaacataaaattgtttaaaatataaattttgctTATTTCGGGGTATATTCGGTTCGGGTAATATATTATTCGATTTTAATCGGTTCCAAGTTATAATCGGATCTTGTATTTCGGATCATTTTCAGTTAAATTTTCGGTTCAGATATTTTTCGGATCGGTTTAAATCGGTTTTCGGATAATTATCGGATTGTATAATTCGGATCTCGGATCGGATTTTGGTTTCATgaatttcggttcggttcttcGGATCCAGACCTATTTTGCCCGGTCTAAATAAGACTAACAGCTTCACTGCATAGTCTCCCTGGACAGCCTCTTTTATTTAGGGTTTATTTCCCTTCTATTCCATGCTTCCAGAATTTTAATGGCAGT
This genomic interval from Apium graveolens cultivar Ventura chromosome 8, ASM990537v1, whole genome shotgun sequence contains the following:
- the LOC141680628 gene encoding cytochrome P450 76A2-like; the protein is MDWNANYVIWAALIIFTLLVWHLRKKNSYRSSKLPPGPRGWPVFGNLFDLGSLPHRSLEALRQEYGHVVWLNLGFVKTMVLLSAGAAEECFKNHDLSFIDRFTTDSMRSHDYYTVSLPFGSYNTSWRTMRRICTSELFTNKKINATMPLRQKRVNELLLWIEHEVKRSGTSKIAVRDFVSPALFNIIGNLTLSRNLMDPHSEISSEFLAAMAGFNEAVGRPNISDLVPWLRKLDLQGIRKNMDRSLAKATKIISTFVKERVLERQQNQELSSKPDFLDVLLDYRGNGEAEPAKLSEFQISIFLMEMFFAGTETSTATIEWALCELLQCSGQMKKIKAELGKVVGESKKLQESDIDNLPYLHAIVEETLRLHPPAPLLIPRKAVRDTNFMGYSIPKNAQVMVNYWAIGRDEDSWKDALSFKPERFLDSNVNYKGQSYEFIPFGSGRRICPGLPLAHRMVHLVLGSLLHHFEWELCDDGKIIDMMETMGTSARKLKPLHAIPKRCTPVNMNDKLCVGDDDTESVNASYFRSLVGGLMCLTNTRPDFVF
- the LOC141680627 gene encoding cytochrome P450 76A2-like, with protein sequence MEWIWNYILCSVLIGLLSFLWHLRSIRYNRKLPPGPRGWPIFGNIFELGNLPHRSLAALKPKYGPVVWTNLGSVKTMTVLSAAAAEELFRNHDLSFINRTIVDTMWSHDFGKCSTGSVPYGDYWRTLRRICAVELFTTKKLNETKLIRQKCVDNMVLWIQKEIKERGSTGFELTHFVFPALYNMMGNILISRDLVDPHSKIASEFYLAMAGFLECMGRPNVSDIFPWLRWLDLQGLRKRMDHDLGKTIEITSGFVEDRVKQRKKKEGRLSESKDFLDVLLDSKDTEKDEPVKLSDHQIIIFLLEMFFGGTETFSATIEWAMSELLQNPAAMIKIKAELARVIGKNSKLEDRDIDSLPYLQATVEETLRLHPPLPLLIPRKAVTETNFMGYRIPKDTQVLINAWAIGRDEERWEDALSFKPERFLGSDVEYRGQNFEFIPFGAGRRICPGISLAHRLLPLILGSLLYHFDWEVCKDVHGKGEMDMMETMGTTAKKLEHLIVVATRCA